One stretch of Armigeres subalbatus isolate Guangzhou_Male chromosome 2, GZ_Asu_2, whole genome shotgun sequence DNA includes these proteins:
- the LOC134213621 gene encoding ran GTPase-activating protein-like has product MSNFNLASITSALDEAPTKTGVSFQGRALKWETDASAKELIDAIDACAGLHFLNLEGNTLGVDVARRIGKALEKHPELKEALWKDLFTGRMKTEIPQALKALGEGMNIAGAQLTVLECSDNALGPDGMVGLIDLLQSASCFTLQELKLNNCGLGITGGGMLAKALLACHAASSKQGRPLPLKVFIAGRNRLENDGAKALAEVFGAVQTLERVEMPQNGIYYPGITALSDAFRQNYNLKVLNLNDNTIGPKGAAALSEAIYDLQCLQEINLGDCLLKTKGAILLGEALQEAHTNIEVLNFGFNEIGPDGGFAIVHATYNKSNLKSLTLDGNHFGFECREQLREILVQYDRIDAFGTLDEDDSECEEEEDEDDEDIDEEEDEEDQNEECEETEGDESEVGESDQTEPEEFQQSPKETDEPVIRNLLVENNNASTIDLDQSLPNTVEAYCQTHYPSETMFNSLEETNKAEAFKEYLKSLPDEDYLVYLAFTILKLSEISEKSKEALEVSESLFADAYEYAKSNNRLKSLRDFLLIQLGLLKCEDRTFKPAYNTQGCRHALKNAIKKNIVPEEEQSFFNVFLEHRG; this is encoded by the exons ATGTCAAACTTCAACTTGGCTTCGATAACCAGCGCACTTGATGAAGCGCCAACCAAAACGGGCGTCAGTTTCCAGGGAAGAGCACTCAAATGGGAAACCGATGCTTCAG CCAAGGAACTAATCGACGCCATCGATGCGTGCGCTGGTCTACATTTCCTTAATCTGGAAGGAAACACGCTAGGCGTTGATGTGGCTAGGAGAATTGGTAAAGCGCTGGAAAAACATCCGGAACTGAAGGAGGCACTATGGAAGGATTTATTTACGGGGAGAATGAAAACGGAAATTCCGCAAGCTCTGAAGGCACTAGGTGAAGGTATGAATATTGCTGGGGCCCAGCTTACGGTGTTGGAATGCTCGGACAATGCCCTGGGTCCGGACGGGATGGTCGGTTTGATAGATTTACTGCAAAGTGCGAGTTGTTTCACACTTCAG GAATTGAAATTGAACAACTGTGGCCTGGGAATCACCGGCGGAGGAATGTTGGCTAAAGCCTTGCTGGCGTGTCATGCAGCTAGTTCAAAACAAGGAAGGCCTCTGCCATTGAAAGTTTTTATCGCCGGGCGCAACCGGCTCGAAAACGATGGTGCTAAGGCTCTGGCGGAAGTCTTCGGAGCTGTTCAAACACTAGAGCGTGTCGAAATGCCCCAGAATGGAATTTATTACCCGGGCATTACTGCGCTATCGGACGCGTTTAGACAAAACTACAACCTGAAGGTGTTGAATTTAAACGACAACACGATTGGACCAAAAGGGGCGGCTGCCCTTTCGGAAGCCATTTACGATCTTCAGTGCCTGCAGGAAATCAATTTAGGTGATTGTCTGCTGAAGACAAAAGGAGCAATACTTCTCGGTGAAGCACTTCAAGAGGCGCATACCAACATTGAGGTATTGAATTTCGGTTTCAACGAAATCGGTCCGGATGGTGGTTTTGCGATTGTTCATGCCACATACAACAAGAGTAATCTCAAGTCTTTGACACTAGATGGCAATCATTTTGGTTTTGAATGCCGTGAACAATTGAGAGAAATTTTGGTGCAGTACGATAGAATTGACGCTTTTGGTACCTTAGACGAGGATGATTCGGAATGcgaggaagaagaagatgagGACGATGAAGACATTGACGAAGAAGAGGATGAAGAAGATCAGAATGAAGAATGCGAAGAAACTGAAGGTGACGAAAGTGAGGTCGGAGAGTCAGATCAAACTGAACCGGAAGAGTTTCAACAAAGTCCCAAAGAAACAGACGAACCTGTTATTCGTAACCTTCTGGTGGAGAACAACAATGCCTCAACGATAGACCTAGATCAGTCACTGCCGAACACAGTGGAGGCTTATTGTCAGACGCATTATCCATCGGAAACTATGTTCAATTCGTTAGAGGAAACAAACAAAGCCGAAGCGTTCAAAGAATATCTTAAATCCCTTCCCGACGAAGACTATTTAGTTTATCTTGCATTCACGATCCTCAAATTGTCTGAAATTTCTGAGAAGAGCAAGGAAGCGCTGGAAGTTTCCGAATCTCTGTTCGCCGATGCCTATGAGTATGCAAAAAGCAACAATCGACTCAAGAGCTTGAGGGACTTTCTGCTGATTCAACTAGGCCTGTTGAAATGCGAAGACCGGACCTTCAAGCCCGCTTACAACACACAAGGAtgtcgccatgcgctgaagaaTGCCATCAAAAAGAACATCGTTCCAGAAGAGGAGCAGAGTTTCTTTAATGTGTTCCTAGAACACCGAGGTTAG